A region from the Janthinobacterium agaricidamnosum genome encodes:
- a CDS encoding CPBP family intramembrane glutamic endopeptidase, producing MDNTLSMATKKSPLARLMAYPLVQIVLGMVLTFAGIPLVMGTASQLVEKPYRILWPQLLAALLVWCGYRFYVRCIEKRQPAELAMPGMARELGRGLLLGAGLVFLTFVVLAALGVYQFSGVNAPSFMLLLPLAELVLVGMAEEMMFRGILFGVTARALGSKAAIVISSLVFALAHLPNAGFSLLAIAAIVAYGVLQAALYMRTRRLWVCIGTHVGWNYCVSQVFSSTVSGHAATDGLLRGELAGNAMLTGGAFGVEASLVTILLIGAVAAYVLRLAFASAPR from the coding sequence ATGGACAATACCCTGAGCATGGCAACAAAAAAATCCCCTCTGGCCCGCCTGATGGCCTATCCCCTGGTGCAGATTGTGCTGGGCATGGTCCTTACCTTTGCCGGGATACCGCTGGTAATGGGCACCGCTTCCCAACTGGTGGAAAAGCCCTACCGCATCCTGTGGCCGCAGTTGCTGGCGGCGCTGCTCGTGTGGTGCGGCTACCGTTTCTATGTGCGGTGCATCGAGAAGCGCCAGCCGGCCGAATTGGCAATGCCGGGCATGGCGCGTGAACTGGGACGCGGATTGCTGCTCGGCGCCGGACTGGTCTTTCTCACCTTTGTCGTGCTGGCAGCGCTGGGCGTATATCAGTTTAGCGGCGTCAACGCCCCGAGCTTCATGTTGCTGCTGCCGCTGGCGGAACTCGTGCTGGTCGGCATGGCCGAGGAGATGATGTTTCGCGGCATCCTGTTCGGCGTGACGGCACGTGCGCTGGGCAGCAAGGCCGCCATCGTGATTTCATCGCTGGTGTTCGCCCTGGCCCATTTGCCCAATGCCGGTTTTTCGCTGCTGGCCATCGCCGCGATTGTCGCCTATGGTGTGCTGCAGGCCGCACTGTACATGCGGACGCGCCGCCTGTGGGTGTGCATCGGCACGCATGTCGGCTGGAATTACTGTGTCAGCCAAGTGTTTTCCTCGACGGTATCGGGTCACGCGGCCACGGACGGCCTGCTGCGCGGCGAACTGGCGGGCAATGCCATGCTGACGGGCGGCGCCTTCGGTGTGGAAGCGTCGCTGGTGACGATCCTGCTAATCGGCGCTGTCGCCGCGTATGTGCTGCGCCTGGCGTTTGCCAGCGCACCACGCTAG
- a CDS encoding MarR family winged helix-turn-helix transcriptional regulator — MKQGLGTQLRHLIELLDGAVQQAYADAGLDYRPRYTPVMRVLAQQQSATIGQLAELAGITQPAVTQTVALMKKEGLLLVAAGGEDGRQRVVRLSSQGEALLPHLQRCWQATKCAADSLDAELAFPLSTCLAQSITMLEQRSFGERIRDTSKQLKTTP; from the coding sequence ATGAAACAAGGACTCGGAACACAACTACGCCACCTGATCGAACTGCTGGACGGCGCCGTCCAGCAAGCCTACGCGGACGCGGGTCTCGATTACCGGCCGCGCTACACGCCCGTGATGCGGGTGCTGGCGCAACAGCAGAGCGCGACCATCGGCCAGTTGGCCGAGCTGGCGGGCATCACGCAGCCGGCCGTCACCCAAACGGTGGCATTGATGAAAAAGGAAGGCTTGCTGCTGGTGGCAGCCGGTGGCGAGGATGGCCGTCAGCGCGTGGTACGCCTGAGTAGCCAGGGTGAGGCCCTGCTGCCCCATCTGCAGAGGTGCTGGCAGGCGACCAAGTGTGCTGCCGACAGCCTGGATGCGGAATTGGCATTTCCTTTATCCACATGCCTGGCGCAATCCATCACGATGCTGGAACAGCGCTCATTTGGCGAGCGCATCCGCGATACAAGCAAGCAGCTAAAAACAACGCCCTGA